A window of Abditibacteriaceae bacterium genomic DNA:
TTTCGCCCGTCACCATGCGTAGCAGAGAGCTTTTGCCCTCGCCGTTGCGTCCCAGCAAACATGCCCGCTCGCCTGCTTCCAGGTTGAGCGACGCTTCATCTAATAACTTCACGCCAACAGGCGAAAGGGTTACACGGTTTAAACTTAATAATGCCATCGCGCGTGTATTTTACGTTAAGGCCGGATTCGACCGTACTCATTGCGGCATTGCAGCCAGATCGGTGACACCGCAATCGAGTCCGGCTTGTTCCATCAAAGCGGAGATTTGCCCGCGATGATGCGTCCCGTGATTAAAGAAATGCAGCGCGACTTGCAGCATCGGCAAAGTTATCTGTCCCGGCCTCGACATCGGCGTGAACTGCAATTCGCCCCCGAGGATTTCCAACGTCAGGCTCGCAGCCCAACGACTTATCGTCGCATCGACTTCTTGTTGAGCCGCGCGCAATTCTTCCCATCCGGAGAAAACTTCTTCATCGAGCGAACGCGCCGAGAACTCACCGAAGCCAAAGCGTGAAAGCCACACGCGGTCGGCGAGGTGAAGGTGATTCCACAATCCGTGAATCGAGCGAAACGGCGCACCGCGATCTATTTTCCGCTCTTCATCGGAAAGCTTGCTACATTCTTCCATTAACTTTTCGTTCATCCAGCGGTTGTAGCGTGCAAGAGTTGTCCACTGTTCCATGTGTTTCTCCCTGAAGTACGGTCGAATCCGGGCTTACCTTTTATCCTAAAGCCATGACTGTTGGTTTAACCTTGGGCAAGTTCGCGCCGTTTCATCGCGGGCATCAACTTGTCGTCGAAACAGCGCTGCGCCAATGCGACGCCCTGAAACTCATCATTTACGATTGCCCCGAAGTGACCTCTGTACCGCTTCCTGTTCGCGCCCGCTGGATTCGGCAGTTGTATCCCGCAGTCGAAATTATCGAAGCGTGGGGCGGGCCGCAGGAAACCGGTGATGCCCCGCACATCAAAAAAGC
This region includes:
- a CDS encoding DinB family protein, encoding MEQWTTLARYNRWMNEKLMEECSKLSDEERKIDRGAPFRSIHGLWNHLHLADRVWLSRFGFGEFSARSLDEEVFSGWEELRAAQQEVDATISRWAASLTLEILGGELQFTPMSRPGQITLPMLQVALHFFNHGTHHRGQISALMEQAGLDCGVTDLAAMPQ